One genomic region from Nymphaea colorata isolate Beijing-Zhang1983 chromosome 10, ASM883128v2, whole genome shotgun sequence encodes:
- the LOC116262863 gene encoding transcription factor bHLH149-like: protein MDSVAQKLQTKWKTGSQHRNYACKLVKALRHIRRSASAAPPYRAFRETADRTLAIAAKGRTRWSRAILRRAANLNITRKARMNHARARSSWSHKMIGLRRADTKKPMLHRRLQTLGRLVPGCRKLPLPAILDEASDYIAALEMQVKAMRAIAGLLSTAAVAEVDHPEPVSGPLRFNGEGLSP from the coding sequence ATGGACTCCGTCGCACAGAAACTGCAGACTAAGTGGAAAACTGGATCTCAGCATCGGAATTACGCTTGCAAATTGGTGAAGGCGCTCCGCCATATCCGGAGGAGTGCCTCCGCTGCGCCGCCATATCGAGCTTTCCGGGAAACCGCCGACCGGACGCTTGCCATTGCTGCGAAGGGCCGGACGCGGTGGAGCCGAGCTATCCTGCGCCGAGCCGCCAACCTCAACATCACAAGGAAAGCGAGAATGAATCACGCCCGAGCCCGCTCGAGTTGGAGCCATAAGATGATCGGCCTCCGTCGAGCCGACACCAAGAAGCCGATGCTCCACCGGCGTCTTCAGACACTCGGACGGCTCGTGCCCGGCTGTCGGAAATTGCCACTTCCGGCGATCTTGGACGAAGCGAGCGACTACATTGCAGCTCTTGAGATGCAGGTGAAGGCCATGAGAGCCATCGCTGGGCTTCTTTCAACGGCAGCAGTAGCTGAGGTAGATCACCCCGAGCCCGTCTCAGGGCCACTGAGATTTAATGGCGAAGGTCTCAGTCCCTGA